One part of the Larimichthys crocea isolate SSNF chromosome XIX, L_crocea_2.0, whole genome shotgun sequence genome encodes these proteins:
- the atp7b gene encoding copper-transporting ATPase 2, with protein sequence MFSPKSPKSISKYVSKTSPGAEEQICMVECGCKPECTCSIHSAEGSRRHCAPEFKTNGPDNQNQGFDNLAYEYGSSSELYPLPKTASRATFKLQGLTAEHQAQAIESRICRLNGLLAASLSLTSSLAKVDYDTSVITTKEIALELQTMGFNVESAVRIGVDGMHCQSCVQSIEGQIGPLSGVSHIQVSLEDNTALIVYQPLLVTQQELRDKIEDMGFGATLLTDDPPGQDISYWQRDILNSSIQTVTIWIVGMTCNSCVQSIEGRMSQTTGVQSIVVSLKEEKGTITFDPRLTEPEQLRAAIEEMGFDASLEESAKSHEKSRPVTSVRSDLQSPDKLGVSNGTGSPPASGNEIKVQKCFICVVGMTCASCVANIERNLLKHKGIITVLVSLMAGKAEVKYDSDLINAAAVAQLIEDLGFGAKLIEDNAVTHGKLDLTITGMTCASCVHNIESKLTTTKGILGASVALATKKAQVQFDPEVIGARDIIKIIESLGFEASLVKAGFKNNLDHTEEIQQWKNSFLLSLVFGLPVMGLMIYMMVMDSQHQDHGGSMPEEQNLLPGLSLLNLAFFLLCTPVQIFGGRYFYIQAYRSLKHRTANMDVLIVLATSIAYIYSCVVLVVAMAERASQSPITFFDTPPMLFVFIALGRWLEHVAKSKTSEALAKLMSLQATDATVVTLGPDHSIISEEQVVVELVQRGDIVKVIPGGKFPVDGKVIEGSSMADESLITGEPMPVSKKVGSLVIAGSINAHGALLVEATHVGADTTLSQIVKLVEEAQTSKAPIQQFADRLSGYFVPFIVIVSVLTLVAWLAIGFVNFDIVKDNFPGYNQNISNAEVIVRFAFQASITVLSIACPCSLGLATPTAVMVGTGVGAQNGILIKGGEPLEMAHKIRVVMFDKTGTITNGVPRVTRVLVLWEMARMPLRKILAVVGTAEANSEHPLGMAVAKHCKEELGSAILGYCQDFQAVPGCGISCRVSNVEHLLEQQSEERFLLPGATTDESSLLSSGDASSADEPLSYSVLIGNREWMRRNGHHIEADVDAAMSSHETKGQTAILVAIDGMLCAMLAIADTVKAESALAVHTLNSRGVEVVMITGDNRRTAKAIAAQVGIRKVFAEVLPSHKVAKVQELQEKGLRVAMVGDGVNDSPALARADVGIAIGTGTDVAIEAADIVLIRNDLLDVVASIELSQKTVRRIRINFVFALIYNLLGIPIAAGVFMPAGLVLQPWMGSAAMAASSVSVVLSSLLLRMFKKTSMELHEARAQGQMRSVRSSQISTHLGLDAQRRSPALSVRAREQLSQSVAVPPPLSSQGPSINSVQEKQDRCSLLDYQTAGDLNV encoded by the exons ATGTTTTCGCCAAAGTCGCCGAAAAGTATCTCCAAGTATGTCTCCAAGACGTCTCCCGGCGCCGAGGAGCAGATCTGTATGGTTGAATGTGGATGTAAGCCGGAGTGCACCTGTAGTATCCACAGCGCCGAGGGCAGCCGGAGACACTGCGCGCCAGAGTTCAAG acGAATGGCCCTGACAATCAGAATCAAGGCTTTGACAACTTGGCCTACGAGTATGGGAGTTCGAGTGAACTCTACCCTTTACCCAAAACTGCCTCCAGAGCGACTTTCAAACTCCAGGGACTCACCGCCGAGCACCAGGCCCAAGCCATCGAAAGCAGAATCTGCCGTCTGAATGGACTACTCGCTGCCAGCTTGTCTTTAACCAGCAGCTTGGCCAAAGTGGACTATGATACCTCAGTTATTACAACCAAAGAGATTGCCCTGGAGCTCCAGACCATGGGATTCAATGTAGAGTCAGCGGTGCGGATCGGGGTGGATGGCATGCACTGCCAGTCCTGTGTGCAGTCCATTGAGGGACAGATTGGCCCTTTATCTGGGGTTTCACATATTCAGGTGTCCCTTGAAGACAACACAGCACTGATTGTGTATCAACCTCTTCTAGTTACACAACAGGAGCTGAGAGACAAGATTGAGGATATGGGTTTTGGTGCCACTTTACTAACTGATGATCCACCGGGTCAAGATATAAGCTACTGGCAGAGAGACATATTAAATTCGTCAATCCAGACCGTTACCATTTGGATTGTAGGGATGACTTGCAACTCTTGTGTGCAGTCCATAGAAGGGAGGATGTCTCAGACGACAGGAGTGCAGTCTATAGTGGTGTCACTGAAGGAGGAAAAGGGAACAATAACCTTTGACCCCAGGCTGACGGAGCCAGAGCAGCTCAGGGCGGCTATCGAGGAGATGGGCTTTGACGCATCACTTGAAG AATCTGCAAAGAGTCATGAAAAGTCCAGGCCTGTTACTTCTGTACGTTCTGACTTGCAATCACCCGATAAGCTGGGAGTCAGCAATGGCACTGGATCACCGCCAGCCTCTGGAAACGAGATTAAAGTGCAAAAATGCTTTATTTGTGTTGTGGGAATGACGTGCGCCTCCTGTGTGGCCAACATTGAGAGGAACCTGCTCAAACACAAGG GAATCATCACGGTGTTGGTGTCACTCATGGCTGGAAAAGCCGAAGTAAAGTACGATTCAGACCTCATAaacgctgctgctgttgctcagcTCATCGAAGACTTAGGCTTTGGTGCTAAACTGATAGAAGACAATGCAGTAACACACGGGAAACTGGACCTCACT ATAACAGGGATGACATGTGCATCATGCGTCCACAACATTGAGTCCAAGCTCACCACAACCAAAGGGATCCTTGGGGCCTCGGTCGCCCTTGCAACCAAAAAAGCACAGGTCCAGTTTGATCCAGAAGTGATCGGAGCTCGGGATATTATCAAGATCATTGAG AGCCTTGGTTTCGAGGCCAGTCTGGTGAAGGCGGGCTTCAAAAACAACCTTGATCACACGGAAGAGATTCAACA GTGGAAGAACTCCTTCCTGCTCAGCCTTGTTTTCGGCCTGCCTGTCATGGGCCTCATGATCTACATGATGGTGATGGACAGTCAGCACCAGGACCATGGGGGCTCCATGCCCGAAGAGCAGAACCTGCTTCCCGGCCTCTCGCTCCTTAATCTGGCCTTCTTCCTGCTCTGtacacctgtgcag ATCTTTGGAGGTCGATACTTCTACATCCAGGCGTACCGCTCGTTAAAACACCGCACGGCCAACATGGACGTGCTGATTGTGTTAGCCACCTCTATTGCCTACATCTACTCCTGCGTGGTCCTCGTTGTCGCCATGGCTGAGCGAGCCAGCCAGAGCCCCATCACCTTTTTCGACACTCCGCCTATGCTCTTTGTGTTCATCGCTCTGGGTCGATGGTTGGAGCACGTTGCAAAG AGTAAAACCTCAGAAGCTTTGGCCAAACTAATGTCACTTCAAGCCACTGACGCCACTGTGGTCACTCTGGGACCTGACCACTCCATCATCAG TGAGGAGCAGGTGGTGGTCGAGCTGGTCCAGCGGGGCGACATTGTGAAAGTCATCCCAGGAGGAAAGTTTCCAGTTGATGGGAAAGTGATTGAAGGGAGCTCCATGGCCGATGAGTCCTTGATCACAG GTGAGCCAATGCCGGTCAGTAAGAAGGTTGGCAGTTTGGTGATCGCGGGCTCCATCAACGCTCACGGCGCTCTTCTGGTGGAGGCCACTCACGTCGGCGCTGACACGACTCTGTCGCAAATCGTTAAACTGGTGGAAGAGGCCCAAACGTCGAAG GCTCCCATCCAGCAGTTTGCAGACAGACTCAGCGGCTACTTTGTGCCATTCATCGTGATCGTTTCAGTGCTAACACTGGTGGCCTGGCTTGCAATCGGGTTTGTCAACTTCGACATCGTGAAGGATAACTTCCCG GGTTACAACCAGAACATCTCCAACGCCGAGGTCATCGTCCGATTTGCCTTCCAGGCGTCCATCACAGTTCTGTCCATCGCCTGCCCCTGCTCTCTGGGGCTGGCAACCCCGACAGCGGTGATGGTTGGCACAGGGGTTGGAGCTCAGAACGGGATCCTGATTAAAGGAGGCGAGCCGCTGGAGATGGCCCATAAG ATCCGTGTAGTGATGTTTGATAAGACCGGCACGATAACAAACGGCGTGCCGCGGGTCACTCGTGTGCTGGTGCTGTGGGAAATGGCCCGTATGCCCCTGAGGAAGATCCTGGCTGTGGTCGGCACAGCGGAGGCCAACAGCGAGCATCCTCTGGGCATGGCGGTCGCCAAACACTGCAAAGAG GAGCTGGGCTCTGCCATCTTGGGCTACTGCCAGGACTTCCAGGCGGTGCCCGGCTGTGGGATCAGCTGCCGGGTTTCCAACGTGGAACATCTGCTGGAGCAGCAGAGCGAGGAGCGCTTCCTGCTGCCGGGAGCCACCACAGATGAAAGCAGCCTCCTCTCTTCTGGCGACGCCTCGTCTGCAG ACGAGCCTTTGTCGTACTCTGTCCTGATCGGGAACAGGGAGTGGATGAGGAGGAACGGCCACCACATCGAAGCCGACGTCGACGCCGCCATGTCCAGCCACGAGACCAAAGGGCAGACCGCCATCCTGGTCGCTATAGACG GCATGCTGTGTGCCATGTTAGCCATCGCTGACACGGTGAAGGCAGAGTCGGCATTAGCGGTGCATACGCTCAACAGCAGGGGCGTCGAGGTGGTTATGATAACAGGAGATAACAGACGGACAGCGAAAGCCATCGCTGCACAG GTGGGCATCAGGAAGGTGTTTGCGGAGGTGCTGCCGTCGCATAAAGTGGCCAAAGTCCAAGAGCTGCAGGAAAAAGGCCTGCGTGTCGCCATGGTGGGAGACGGCGTCAACGACTCACCCGCCCTCGCCCGGGCTGACGTCGGCATCGCCATCGGCACGGGCACCGACGTTGCTATCGAGGCGGCCGACATCGTTCTGATCCGG AACGACCTGCTAGACGTAGTGGCCAGTATCGAGCTGTCACAGAAGACGGTGAGGAGGATCAGGATCAACTTTGTCTTCGCACTCATCTACAACCTCCTGGGGATACCGATTGCTGCAG GTGTGTTCATGCCCGCCGGCCTCGTCCTTCAACCCTGGATGGGCTCTGCTGCGATGGCTGCCTCGTCTGTTTCGGTGGTTCTGTCGTCTTTACTGCTGAGAAT GTTCAAGAAAACCTCGATGGAGCTGCATGAGGCTCGCGCGCAGGGCCAAATGAGGAGTGTCCGCTCGTCGCAGATCAGCACACATCTGGGTCTGGACGCCCAGCGGCGGAGCCCCGCTCTCTCCGTCAGAGCTCGGGAACAGCTAAGCCAAAGCGTCGCCGTCCCACCGCCCCTCTCCAGCCAGGGACCGTCCATTAACTCTGTCCAGGAGAAGCAGGACCGCTGCTCCCTCTTGGACTACCAGACTGCAGGGGACCTCAATGTGTAG